The genome window GCTGGCTCATATACTGTTTGGGGAAAACGGTATAAAAAACTGGCTTCATCTGCGGGTTTTGTACAGCACGGTAAAGCTTCATGGTACGGCAAAAAATTTCATGGTAAAAAAACTGCCAATGGTGAACGCTACAATATGTACGCCATGACTGCTGCGCATAAAAATCTGCCTTTCGGCACGCTGGTGCGGGTGACAAATAAGACCAATAGACGTTCTGTTGTTGTGCGTGTGAACGATAGAGGGCCTTTTGTTAAAGGTCGGGTTATCGATTTAACGTACACCGCGGCAAAAAAACTTGGTATGCTTGGGCCTGGAACTGCTCCTGTTAAAGTAGAAGCAATTGGAGGTCCCAACCACCACGCTGTTGCATCTGGCAAAAAAAACAGAAACGGAACATTCTATGTTCAAGTTGGATCATTCGATGACAAATTCAACGCTCAGACCCTTCGGAAACGATTGATTCGGCAAGGGCGTTCCTGTCGTTTACGTCGTGACCCTTCTTCCAACATCTGGAGGGTGCATGTGGGACCGTACTTTACGTATACCGCTGCGGAACGAGCAAGGGATGTGCTGGATAATAAATTTTCCGGAGCATTTATTTACGCTGGAAAGTAGATACAAAAAAACCCGCATAATGCGGGTTTTTTTGTATACAATGGACAGGCACAGTATGAACGTGTGTGCCTGACTCAGCCGGCTGTGAACTAACCGTTCAGTTCAGCGCGGAACTTGCGTGACAGACGGAATACTACAACCTTGCGTGGAGGCAGGGTGATGGTTTCGTCGGTCTGCGGGTTGCGGCCTTTACGAGCTTTTTTGTCGTAAGCTTCCAGTTTGCCGAATCCGCTGATGAGAAGTGCGTGATCTTTTTTGATTGCACTTTTCATAATATCTAACAAGGATTCAACGAGGTTTTTAACTTCTGCGCGGTTCCTGTCAGTTTTTTCGTAGATAGAATCTACAATATCTGCTTTTGTAAGGGTTTTCCCTTCCATGTTATCCTCCCAGTTTCGTGGGGTAACGGCTCTTATAAGTGCTGCCGAATGCTGGTGGCTAAATGCTGTGCCTCTTCAATAGAGTCGTATGCTACCTGTGGCCAATGCTTCAGCCCATCATCACTGAAGCGGGGAATCAAATGCCAGTGTGCATGAAATACAAGCTGACCGGCATCTGGATGGTTGTTCATGAATATATTCAACCCTGTTGCCCCCGTAGTGGCAAGTATAGCTTTGCCTACAATC of Halodesulfovibrio sp. contains these proteins:
- a CDS encoding septal ring lytic transglycosylase RlpA family protein — encoded protein: MRILIFSLCIAFVFSLVGCGKAHIPSPQKFSTRSNSNTAGSYTVWGKRYKKLASSAGFVQHGKASWYGKKFHGKKTANGERYNMYAMTAAHKNLPFGTLVRVTNKTNRRSVVVRVNDRGPFVKGRVIDLTYTAAKKLGMLGPGTAPVKVEAIGGPNHHAVASGKKNRNGTFYVQVGSFDDKFNAQTLRKRLIRQGRSCRLRRDPSSNIWRVHVGPYFTYTAAERARDVLDNKFSGAFIYAGK
- a CDS encoding integration host factor subunit alpha, which gives rise to MEGKTLTKADIVDSIYEKTDRNRAEVKNLVESLLDIMKSAIKKDHALLISGFGKLEAYDKKARKGRNPQTDETITLPPRKVVVFRLSRKFRAELNG
- a CDS encoding HIT family protein, translated to MSTQDCIFCKIVNGEIPCAEIYSDDNVLAFLDIGPVNKGHALIIPKQHFPNIFDIPAELAPAIINAQKIVGKAILATTGATGLNIFMNNHPDAGQLVFHAHWHLIPRFSDDGLKHWPQVAYDSIEEAQHLATSIRQHL